From a region of the Chitinophaga caseinilytica genome:
- a CDS encoding geranylgeranylglycerol-phosphate geranylgeranyltransferase, whose product MTLIAAFFRMIRYPNLIYIALTQLLLQFCVVAPVLQKSGLEPSLTWPHFVLLCISTLMVAAGGYIINDYFDINIDLVNKPEKMVVEKIINRRWAMAWHTMLNMAGVSIGFLVAFKIGQFYLGFIQVICTMLLWFYSTSFKRQVIIGNVVISLLTALSVVVVGFYEKQIYESFEAIMSPAGRKLIQVIGIYALFAFLLSMIREIVKDMEDMIGDSKDGCRTLPIVWGVKKTKNFTMVLILVLELLLLVLMGVTFARGWYPAVGYVGLFVVFPLAWFIQRPLAKAYQPEHYHSISTWIKIVMLTGILSMVFFKIM is encoded by the coding sequence ATGACCCTTATCGCAGCTTTTTTCAGGATGATCCGGTATCCGAACCTGATCTACATCGCGCTCACGCAGTTGCTGTTGCAGTTTTGCGTGGTGGCGCCCGTGCTGCAGAAAAGCGGGCTCGAGCCCTCCCTTACCTGGCCGCATTTCGTGCTGCTCTGCATTTCCACGCTGATGGTGGCGGCAGGCGGCTATATCATCAACGATTATTTCGACATCAATATAGACCTGGTCAACAAGCCGGAAAAAATGGTGGTGGAAAAGATCATCAACCGCCGCTGGGCCATGGCCTGGCATACCATGCTCAACATGGCCGGGGTTTCCATCGGTTTCCTCGTGGCGTTCAAGATCGGCCAGTTTTACCTGGGCTTCATCCAGGTGATCTGCACCATGTTGCTGTGGTTCTATTCCACGTCGTTCAAGCGCCAGGTGATCATCGGCAATGTCGTGATCTCGCTGCTGACGGCGCTCAGCGTTGTGGTGGTGGGTTTTTACGAGAAACAGATTTATGAGAGCTTCGAGGCGATCATGTCGCCCGCAGGCCGGAAGCTCATCCAGGTCATCGGCATTTACGCATTGTTCGCGTTCCTGTTGTCCATGATCCGGGAGATCGTGAAGGATATGGAAGACATGATCGGCGACAGCAAAGACGGTTGCCGGACGCTGCCCATCGTTTGGGGCGTGAAGAAAACGAAGAATTTTACCATGGTGTTGATACTGGTGCTGGAATTACTGTTACTCGTGTTGATGGGCGTAACTTTTGCACGGGGTTGGTATCCCGCGGTGGGATATGTGGGCCTGTTCGTCGTTTTCCCGCTCGCGTGGTTCATCCAGCGGCCGTTGGCGAAGGCGTACCAGCCGGAGCATTACCATTCCATTTCCACCTGGATCAAGATCGTGATGCTGACCGGCATCCTGTCTATGGTGTTTTTTAAAATCATGTAG
- a CDS encoding 3-deoxy-D-manno-octulosonate 8-phosphate phosphatase translates to MNVLEHFSRIRTFVFDVDGVLTDGTVQLLPGGELSRKMSIRDGYALQLAVKKGYRIAIISGGRSESVVSRLNGLGISDVFTGVADKVERLEAYALEHDLVWDEILFMGDDIPDYRAMQLVGLATCPADAAPEIKSISRYISPITGGAGCARDVIEKVLKLNGDWQLDEGISAR, encoded by the coding sequence ATGAACGTATTGGAACATTTTTCCCGCATCCGCACTTTCGTGTTCGACGTAGACGGTGTGCTGACCGACGGAACGGTACAGCTGCTGCCCGGCGGCGAACTGAGCCGTAAAATGAGCATCCGCGACGGGTACGCCCTGCAGCTGGCGGTGAAGAAAGGCTACCGGATCGCCATTATTTCCGGCGGAAGGTCGGAAAGTGTGGTATCGAGGCTCAACGGACTGGGGATCAGCGACGTGTTTACCGGCGTGGCCGACAAAGTGGAGAGGCTGGAGGCCTATGCCCTGGAGCACGATCTTGTTTGGGACGAGATCCTGTTCATGGGAGACGATATCCCCGATTACCGCGCCATGCAGCTGGTAGGGCTGGCAACCTGCCCGGCAGATGCGGCGCCGGAGATCAAATCCATCAGCCGTTACATTTCGCCCATCACCGGTGGGGCAGGATGCGCGCGCGACGTCATCGAAAAGGTGCTGAAGCTCAATGGCGACTGGCAGCTCGACGAGGGCATCAGCGCCAGGTAG
- a CDS encoding Maf family protein, with protein MYSRKPVILASQSPRRAQLLEQAGIPFEVKVSAADESWPEGMPVPEVPEHIARQKAKAVQAHYGADDIIVAADTIVVLDGDVIGKPADRADAIHILGRLSGRVHTVITGVVIVRNGEEQAFSQTTEVHFKPLTTAQIEFYVDNYQPYDKAGAYAIQEWIGAVGIDGINGDFYNVMGLPISQVAERLAKL; from the coding sequence ATGTATTCCCGCAAACCCGTTATACTGGCCAGCCAGAGCCCCCGCCGCGCGCAACTCCTGGAGCAGGCCGGCATCCCCTTCGAAGTAAAAGTAAGCGCGGCCGACGAATCGTGGCCCGAAGGCATGCCGGTGCCCGAAGTGCCGGAGCACATCGCCCGGCAGAAAGCGAAGGCGGTGCAGGCCCATTACGGTGCAGACGATATCATTGTGGCCGCAGATACCATCGTGGTGCTGGATGGCGACGTGATCGGCAAACCGGCAGACCGGGCAGACGCCATCCATATCCTGGGCCGGTTGAGCGGCCGGGTGCATACGGTGATCACGGGCGTGGTGATCGTCCGCAACGGCGAGGAACAGGCGTTTTCACAGACCACGGAAGTGCATTTCAAACCGCTGACCACCGCGCAGATCGAGTTTTATGTAGACAACTACCAGCCTTACGATAAAGCCGGCGCCTACGCCATCCAGGAGTGGATCGGGGCCGTGGGGATCGACGGTATCAACGGCGATTTCTACAACGTGATGGGGCTGCCCATCAGCCAGGTGGCGGAACGGTTGGCGAAATTGTAA
- a CDS encoding Rossmann-like and DUF2520 domain-containing protein, whose product MDIVIIGSGNVAHCFGHLMKLHGHPVKQVISRNKDNARVLAESLGAESSGDLMDIHMEADVYLLAVGDDALAQLNNDLRLGRRIVVHTAGAVPLSAIGNISTNTGVLYPLQSIRKENKSYPEIPLMLEASSDEVQKRLLALAQSISGSISIMNSEQRLQMHLAAVFCNNFTNHLIALAKFYCEQEGRDFQLLAPLIRETFQRLDKFPPESVQTGPAVRNDEKTMALHESLLVNYPSMAQIYPLLSESILQFHK is encoded by the coding sequence GGATCAGGGAATGTAGCGCATTGTTTTGGTCACCTCATGAAGCTGCACGGCCATCCTGTAAAGCAGGTGATCAGCCGTAACAAGGACAACGCCCGGGTGCTGGCGGAATCCCTCGGCGCCGAATCTTCCGGCGACCTGATGGACATTCATATGGAGGCAGACGTGTACCTCCTGGCCGTGGGAGACGATGCCCTCGCCCAGCTGAACAACGATCTCCGCCTGGGCCGCCGCATCGTGGTGCACACCGCGGGCGCCGTTCCCCTGTCGGCCATCGGCAATATTTCCACCAACACGGGCGTATTATACCCCTTGCAAAGCATCCGGAAGGAGAATAAGTCCTACCCCGAAATCCCCCTCATGCTGGAAGCCTCGTCTGACGAAGTGCAGAAGCGCCTCCTGGCCCTGGCTCAGAGCATCAGCGGCTCCATTTCCATCATGAACTCCGAACAACGGCTCCAGATGCACCTGGCCGCCGTTTTCTGCAATAATTTCACCAACCACCTCATCGCCCTCGCCAAATTCTATTGCGAACAGGAAGGGCGCGATTTCCAGTTGCTGGCGCCCCTCATCCGGGAAACTTTCCAGCGGCTCGACAAGTTCCCGCCGGAAAGCGTACAAACCGGCCCGGCGGTCAGGAACGACGAAAAAACCATGGCCCTGCACGAATCCCTGCTCGTCAATTACCCCTCCATGGCCCAGATTTACCCGTTGCTGTCGGAAAGTATTCTCCAGTTCCATAAATGA